The following proteins are co-located in the Psilocybe cubensis strain MGC-MH-2018 chromosome 5, whole genome shotgun sequence genome:
- a CDS encoding Indoleamine 2,3-dioxygenase, translated as MSVEVERLKSSISVTPIFDVDQRTGFMAPDPPIPRLPTAWEPWEAALDAAVQAKLQLGDKIGLTNLEKTTSSRWRESVRQLPVLATEELSNSAILLRRAHLVLAYILHFYVQSLPLTAEILIPESIGVPLLEVSSKLDIPPLLTFSDTVLYNWRFRDEESAEDSVPTPDNIRSQTLFTNLVDEEEFYLCSARIELRGVEILELMRVTMDETFVGDVIAVSRIKEYLKTIARVIGELKALLMSVKQGCDPDVYYNKVRPWFRGEDSAETTRKWNFEGLDKHPHLKLPTELSGPSAGQSSMVHVLDVFLGVDHQATSPGKPSFMSRMQSYMPRNHRLFLDHLKANPRPLRAFVVDANNAELLSAYNQAVMSLKEFRDAHMIIATLYILGPARRASKLANDIAEHDSTTKSRAPVGWTPVKGTGGTELVKFLKDTRTRTSESLIH; from the exons ATGTCCGTCGAAGTTGAGCGACTAAAGTCGTCCATTTCAGTTACCCCGATATTCGATGTTGACCAGCGTACGGGATTCATGGCGCCGGATCCTCCGATTCCACGCTTACCGACCGCATGGGAGCCCTGGGAGGCCGCCCTCGACGCCGCCGTGCAGGCGAAACTTCAATTAGGAGACAAGATAGGGTTGACGAACCTGGAAAAAACCACATCAAGCAGATGGAGAGAGAGCGTCCGACAG CTCCCTGTTCTTGCCACAGAAGAACTCTCCAACTCTGCTATTCTCCTGCGGCGCGCGCACCTTGTCCTTGCATATATTTTACACTTCTATGTCCAAAGTCTCCCACTTACCGCAGAGATATTGATACCTGAATCGATTGGCGTCCCCTTGCTGGAGGTCTCCTCCAAACTCGACATCCCGCCGCTCCTGACCTTTTCCGACACTGTGCTCTATAATTGGCGCTTTCGAGATGAAGAGAGTGCCGAAGATTCGGTACCGACACCTGATAACATTCGGAGCCAGACGCTGTTTACCAACCTcgtcgacgaagaagagtTCTACCTCTGTTCTGCACGCATTGAGCTCCGGGGTGTCGAAATCCTAGAGTTGATGAGAGTGACAATGGACGAAACATTCGTCGGTGACGTTATTGCCGTCTCGCGGATCAAAGAATATCTCAAAACTATTGCCCGAGTCATTGGAGAGCTGAAGGCCCTCCTGATGAGCGTGAAGCAGGGCTGCGATCCTGATGTTTATTACAACAAGGTACGGCCGTGGTTTAGAGGGGAGGACTCCGCGGAGACTACCAGAAAGTGGAATTTTGAGGGGTTAGACAAACATCCACATCTCAAGCTTCCCACCGAGCTTTCAGGGCCAAGTGCAGGTCAAAGTTCCATGGTTCACGTTCTCGATGTCTTCCTGGGCGTAGACCATCAGGCAACGTCTCCCGGAAAGCCGTCGTTCATGTCGCGCATGCAGTCGTATATGCCGCGGAACCATAGGCTGTTCCTTGATCATCTCAAAGCGaatcctcgtcctctgcgAGCGTTCGTGGTCGACGCAAACAATGCGGAGTTGCTGTCAGCTTACAATCAGGCTGTCATGTCTTTAAAGGAGTTTAGAGACGCACACATGATCATCGCCACACTGTACATTCTAGGGCCAGCCAGGCGTGCGTCTAAATTGGCGAATGACATTGCGGAACATGATTCTACCACCAAATCAAGAGCCCCTGTCGGATGGACGCCTGTGAAGGGAACCGGAGGCACAGAATTGGTAAAATTCCTGAAGGATACTCGAACTCGTACCAGCGAGAGCTTGATACACTAG